In a single window of the Geotrypetes seraphini chromosome 11, aGeoSer1.1, whole genome shotgun sequence genome:
- the LOC117369133 gene encoding uncharacterized protein LOC117369133 produces MEVITSQRGREHWVNEGYRYRRDRVMADGSTSWRCVRRDCVGRRKRLVDGSSVEITAHVHAPNNARIEADRMMGDIRERAVATVERPRQIIHGTTAGTSLEAATLLPAYTSMQRTVNRKRNAGHLAMGNPRCIRDIQIPEPLQRSTRGEQLLLWDSGENDERRIFIFTTESNLEVLEQHGHWFMDGTFKVAPHLFVQVFTIHAFVDNRALPMVYVLLNSKREEDYERVLRKLLETRNTLAPLTILMDFERASLQAARTVFPNATVSGCLFHLGQSLWRRIQHEGLTASYRDEERVRMFTKMLLALSFVPVDDVAECFQTLEESRPDELTLVYDYWEDNYIGRLRPNGRRVPPFPIHLWNMRSRVEDGLPRTNNSVEGWHHAFQSSVACHHPTIFKLLEHIQREQDHTEQLLARFQAGNRAPPSSKSTYVRVTQRLTTLLPTYGQTPLFQYLRGIAHNLEL; encoded by the coding sequence ATGGAAGTAATAACTTCACAGCGTGGGAGAGAGCACTGGGTTAATGAGGGCTATCGATATCGGCGTGACCGAGTGATGGCAGACGGATCCACGTCCTGGAGGTGTGTGCGCCGTGACTGtgtgggaagaagaaagaggctcGTTGATGGATCTTCTGTTGAGATAACGGCGCATGTGCATGCACCCAACAATGCTAGAATTGAAGCTGATCGAATGATGGGAGACATACGTGAAAGAGCTGTGGCTACGGTTGAAAGGCCACGTCAGATCATTCATGGCACAACAGCTGGGACAAGTTTAGAAGCAGCTACATTATTGCCTGCATACACCTCCATGCAGAGAACAgttaatagaaagagaaatgcaggCCATCTAGCAATGGGTAATCCCAGGTGCATAAGAGACATACAAATTCCTGAGCCGCTACAAAGAAGCACACGTGGTGAACAATTACTGTTGTGGGATTCAGGTGAAAATGATGAAAGACGCATATTCATTTTCACTACAGAATCTAATCTTGAGGTGTTGGAGCAACATGGACATTGGTTCATGGATGGGACATTCAAAGTTGCCCCCCATTTGTTTGTCCAAGTCTTTACCATCCATGCATTTGTAGACAATCGTGCACTTCCCATGGTCTACGTGTTGTTGAACAGTAAAAGGGAGGAGGACTATGAACGTGTGTTGAGGAAACTGCTGGAAACCAGAAACACGTTGGCACCATTGACAATCTTGATGGACTTTGAGAGAGCAAGTCTGCAAGCTGCCCGCACTGTATTTCCCAATGCTACAGTTTCTGGCTGCCTGTTCCATCTGGGTCAATCATTGTGGCGCAGAATTCAACATGAGGGACTGACCGCCAGCTATAGAGATGAGGAGAGAGTAAGAATGTTCACCAAAATGCTGTTAGCATTAAGTTTTGTTCCTGTGGATGATGTTGCTGAGTGTTTCCAGACCTTGGAGGAGAGTCGACCAGATGAACTGACCCTGGTGTATGACTATTGGGAAGACAATTACATCGGGAGATTGCGGCCAAATGGGAGACGGGTGCCACCTTTTCCTATTCATCTGTGGAATATGCGCTCCCGTGTGGAAGATGGACTGCCTCGGACCAATAATTCCGTTGAAGGTTGGCACCATGCATTTCAATCCTCTGTTGCATGCCACCATCCAACCATCTTTAAACTCCTTGAACATATACAGCGTGAGCAAGATCACACAGAACAGTTGCTTGCTCGATTCCAGGCTGGTAACCGCGCACCACCCAGCAGTAAGAGCACGTATGTGAGAGTGACGCAAAGACTAACAACGCTGCTGCCAACATATGGTCAAACACCTCTCTTTCAATATCTCCGTGGTATAGCACATAATCTGGAACTGTAG
- the LOC117369135 gene encoding extensin-like: MSSDASEEEEEEEDQEEEEEEEEEEEEEDTPIPDRPFLIPRRRPTSQSPSTSAQSHPTSQPPSTSAQSHPTSQPPSTSAQSHPTSQPPSTSAQSHPTSQPPSTSAQSHPTSPHRRPRPPSRIPLKKRPKPCPAPSFPMPCSPSLPPPKPKFCLKLFPEIRPSVITSPPALPRTSMSTASTPILDRFSDLSVQSDILASPSSSPPLSTSPLPIQSPNRCSTCFAPLRPSTRDCGTNPATATTPVAATTIVAHAATNTDPPPSSVTVEDIYTAVVTILAGVEHMNDCAEESVRHIRHVTGALQVLLEALRGTPPTP; this comes from the exons ATGTCTTCAGATGCgagtgaggaggaagaggaggaggaggatcaggaagaggaggaggaggaggaggaggaggaggaggaggaagacaccCCTATCCCTGACCGGCCGTTCCTTATCCCCCGCAGACGCCCCACCTCCCaatccccttccacctccgcccagtcccatccaacgtcccaacccccttccacctccgcccagtcccatccaacgtcccaacccccttccacctccgcccagtcccatccaacgtcccaacccccttccacctccgcccagtcccatccaacgtcccaacccccttccacctccgcccagtctCATCCAACTTCCCCCCACCGACGCCCTAGACCACCCTCTAGGATCCCCCTAAAAAAACGCCCCAaaccctgccctgccccttcattcccaatgccctgttccccctccctcccaccccctaaaccCAAGTTCTGCCTTAAACTTTTCCCTGAAATTCGACCCTCTGTCATCACCTCTCCCCCAGCCCTCCCACGTACCTCAATGAGTACTGCCTCAACCCCCATCCTGGACAGATTTAGCGACCTCTCTGTCCAGTCCG ATATATTGGCATCCCCCTCCTCTTCGCCGCCTTTGTCAACATCCCCACTCCCCATTCAAAGCCCCAACCGTTGTTCCACCTGTTTTGCCCCCCTCCGACCCTCAACCAGAGATTGTGGGACCAACCCTGCAACGGCCACCACCCCTGttgcagcgaccactattgtggctcacgCTGCCACAAACACAGATCCTCCGCCCAGTTCTGTAACAGTGGAGGACATTTACACGGCGGTGGTTACCATCTTAGCAGGGGTGGAGCACATGAACGACTGTGCTGAAGAATCCGTTCGACACATTCGTCACGTGACAGGGGCACTGCAGGTCTTGCTAGAAGCACTTCGCGgtacccctcccaccccgtga